One window of Camelina sativa cultivar DH55 chromosome 4, Cs, whole genome shotgun sequence genomic DNA carries:
- the LOC104781053 gene encoding SURP and G-patch domain-containing protein 1-like protein isoform X1 yields the protein MEKGAPPSIFVNDGSFMERFRQLQQEKDKEKDKVVSVEDSKPVKIITGVSNPKPSASKISIGLKTNDAQKKGGKLAFSLKQKSKLLAPPIKLSTEDDEDEEDAKNDQGFGYAKRQKLEQGVTPVKSTKVPDVAPPPPSDPTVKKVADKLASFVAKHGRPFEHITRQKNPGETPFKFLFDEDCADYKYYVFRLSEEEKSISQTKDSGVLHSSDAGPRMSTAAITLQKPAHQQTGYQIPASALYDAPEEPGASSRYSQTAITRPSNSDSSSGRRGADPISMMEFYMKKAAQEEKMRRPRQSKDEMPPPASLQGPSATPSTDPGKRGHHMGDYIPDEELDKFLAKCNDAAAQKATKEAAEKAKIQADNVGHRLLSKMGWKEGEGIGSSRKGMADPIMAGDVKTNNLGVGASAPGEVMPEDDIYEQYKKRMMLGYKHRPNPLGNPRKAYY from the exons ATGGAGAAAGGAGCACCTCCTAGCATCTTTGTGAATGATGGGTCGTTCATGGAAAGATTCAGACAGCTTCAACAggagaaagataaagagaaagataagGTTGTATCTGTAGAGGATTCTAAGCCGGTGAAGATAATAACTGGGGTTTCAAATCCCAAACCTTCTGCTAGTAAAATTTCCATTGGATTAAAGACCAATGATGCCCAGAAGAAAGGTGGGAAGCTTGCTTTCAGCTTGAAGCAAAAGTCTAAGCTTCTTGCACCTCCTATAAAGCTTAGTACAGAAGAcgatgaggatgaggaggatGCTAAAAATGATCAAGGCTTTGGATATGCCAAGCGTCAAAAGTTAGAGCAGGGAGTCACGCCCGTAAAGTCAACAAAAGTACCTGATGTTG CACCACCTCCACCCAGTGATCCTACTGTGAAGAAAGTTGCTGATAAACTAGCAAGCTTTGTTGCTAAGCATGGAAGACCATTTGAACATATTACACGGCAAAAGAATCCAGGGGAGACACCATTTAA ATTTCTTTTTGACGAGGACTGTGCGGACTACAAGTACTATGTATTCAGGCTGTCGGAAGAGGAAAAATCAATTTCACAAACCAAGGATTCTGGTGTACTTCACAGTA GTGATGCAGGCCCGCGAATGTCCACAGCAGCAATCACTTTGCAAAAGCCAGCTCATCAACAAACAGGTTATCAGATCCCTGCCTCAGCCCTCTATGATGCTCCTGAGGAACCTGGAGCTTCTTCTAGATATTCCCAGACAGCAATCACAAGACCCAGCAACA GTGACTCCTCTAGTGGGCGGAGGGGTGCAGACCCTATATCAATGATGGAGTTTTACATGAAGAAGGCTGCccaagaagaaaagatgagaCGTCCTAGGCAGTCGAAAGATGAAATGCCCCCGCCAGCTTCACTTCAAGGCCCATCTG CAACTCCCTCCACAGATCCGGGAAAGAGAGGTCATCACATGGGTGACTATATCCCTGACGAGGAGTTAGATAAGTTCCTTGCAAAGTGTAACGATGCAGCTGCACAAAAAGCCACAAAGGAGGCTGCTGAGAAGGCCAAGATCCAAGCAGATAATGTTGGACATAGGCTCTTGTCAAAGATGGGTTGGAAAGAAG GTGAAGGTATAGGAAGCTCCAGAAAGGGGATGGCAGACCCTATAATGGCAGGAGATGTAAAGACAAACAACTTGGGAGTTGGGGCTTCTGCTCCAGGAGAAGTTATGCCTGAGGATGATATATACGAGCAGTACAAGAAGCGGATGATGCTGGGTTACAAACACAGACCCAATCCATTG GGAAATCCCAGGAAGGCGTATTACTAA
- the LOC104781051 gene encoding uncharacterized protein LOC104781051, whose protein sequence is MEPAQIDWKRIDSLFVEDVFYEHIRAPKWFDFLAPSHLDTVDDDAWFCKPDCNHPKRPEDFFSTPTSSKHPSLRDTNETLGVGEQNQRRRGYALSPSTPKTQESENQNPNLATPPSYQVKSWRSAIKSTSVKKPNKEASRLKSTQSARNLFSGRDIFGHISDFCYELKRLATRVTEREDTGKPEVKEIHHQVSGGVINQPYSVRDLELKKERKPLLEVSKDKLQESTDVKGSTFKENRRRKKRVDDAENIPVLLNVETVKRGEDGRRNKRKDDAENIPVPLKLETVKNKGHERFLQQIRTNPPSPQCFSENRTPSLKPLRTKPTEVVKKKEDEAEEEKNRKSGEAKEAARGLDVLWFLKPCTLAN, encoded by the exons ATGGAGCCTGCTCAGATCGATTGGAAGCGAATCGATTCTCTTTTTGTTGAAGACGTCTTCTACGAACACATCAGAGCGCCTAAGTGGTTCGATTTCTTGGCTCCAAGCCATTTAGACACTGTTGACGACGATGCTTGGTTCTGCAAACCTG ACTGTAATCACCCCAAGAGACCTGAGGACTTTTTCTCAACGCCCACTTCTTCCAAG CATCCGAGTCTGAGGGATACGAATGAGACTCTAGGAGTTGGAGAGCAGAATCAAAG GAGGAGGGGATATGCTTTATCACCGTCTACTCCAAAAACCCAAGAAAGTGAAAATCAGAACCCAAACTTAGCCACACCTCCAAGCTACCAAGTCAAATCCTGGAGATCAGCAATTAAATCAACTTCTGTCAAGAAACCGAATAAAGAAGCATCGAGATTAAAGAGCACACAATCAGCTAGGAATCTGTTTTCAGGGAGAGACATATTTGGGCACATCTCAGACTTCTGCTATGAGTTGAAGAGATTAGCCACAAGGGTAACTGAGAGAGAAGATACTGGGAAGCCTGAAGTGAAGGAGATTCATCATCAAGTGAGTGGTGGGGTAATAAACCAGCCTTACTCTGTTCGTGACTTagaattgaaaaaagaaagaaagccaTTGCTTGAAGTAAGCAAAGATAAACTCCAAGAGTCCACGGATGTTAAAGGAAGCACCTTTAAAGAGAACCGTAGAAGAAAGAA GAGAGTGGATGATGCAGAGAACATTCCTGTCTTACTTAATGTGGAGACTGTAAAGAGAGGAGAGGATGGTCGAAGAAACAA GAGAAAGGATGATGCAGAGAACATCCCTGTTCCTCTAAAACTGGAGACTGTAAAGAACAAAGGACACGAACGATTCCTGCAGCAAATCAGGACAAATCCACCATCTCCTCAGTGCTTCTCAGAGAACCGGACACCTTCTTTGAAACCTTTGAGGACCAAACCTACG GAagttgtgaagaaaaaagaggatgaagcagaagaagagaagaacagaAAGAGTGGAGAAGCCAAGGAAGCAGCAAGGGGCTTGGATGTTCTCTGGTTCTTAAAGCCTTGCACTTTAGCCAACtaa
- the LOC104781053 gene encoding SURP and G-patch domain-containing protein 1-like protein isoform X3 yields MEKGAPPSIFVNDGSFMERFRQLQQEKDKEKDKVVSVEDSKPVKIITGVSNPKPSASKISIGLKTNDAQKKGGKLAFSLKQKSKLLAPPIKLSTEDDEDEEDAKNDQGFGYAKRQKLEQGVTPVKSTKVPDVAPPPPSDPTVKKVADKLASFVAKHGRPFEHITRQKNPGETPFKFLFDEDCADYKYYVFRLSEEEKSISQTKDSGVLHSSDAGPRMSTAAITLQKPAHQQTGYQIPASALYDAPEEPGASSRYSQTAITRPSNSDSSSGRRGADPISMMEFYMKKAAQEEKMRRPRQSKDEMPPPASLQGPSDPGKRGHHMGDYIPDEELDKFLAKCNDAAAQKATKEAAEKAKIQADNVGHRLLSKMGWKEGEGIGSSRKGMADPIMAGDVKTNNLGVGASAPGEVMPEDDIYEQYKKRMMLGYKHRPNPLGNPRKAYY; encoded by the exons ATGGAGAAAGGAGCACCTCCTAGCATCTTTGTGAATGATGGGTCGTTCATGGAAAGATTCAGACAGCTTCAACAggagaaagataaagagaaagataagGTTGTATCTGTAGAGGATTCTAAGCCGGTGAAGATAATAACTGGGGTTTCAAATCCCAAACCTTCTGCTAGTAAAATTTCCATTGGATTAAAGACCAATGATGCCCAGAAGAAAGGTGGGAAGCTTGCTTTCAGCTTGAAGCAAAAGTCTAAGCTTCTTGCACCTCCTATAAAGCTTAGTACAGAAGAcgatgaggatgaggaggatGCTAAAAATGATCAAGGCTTTGGATATGCCAAGCGTCAAAAGTTAGAGCAGGGAGTCACGCCCGTAAAGTCAACAAAAGTACCTGATGTTG CACCACCTCCACCCAGTGATCCTACTGTGAAGAAAGTTGCTGATAAACTAGCAAGCTTTGTTGCTAAGCATGGAAGACCATTTGAACATATTACACGGCAAAAGAATCCAGGGGAGACACCATTTAA ATTTCTTTTTGACGAGGACTGTGCGGACTACAAGTACTATGTATTCAGGCTGTCGGAAGAGGAAAAATCAATTTCACAAACCAAGGATTCTGGTGTACTTCACAGTA GTGATGCAGGCCCGCGAATGTCCACAGCAGCAATCACTTTGCAAAAGCCAGCTCATCAACAAACAGGTTATCAGATCCCTGCCTCAGCCCTCTATGATGCTCCTGAGGAACCTGGAGCTTCTTCTAGATATTCCCAGACAGCAATCACAAGACCCAGCAACA GTGACTCCTCTAGTGGGCGGAGGGGTGCAGACCCTATATCAATGATGGAGTTTTACATGAAGAAGGCTGCccaagaagaaaagatgagaCGTCCTAGGCAGTCGAAAGATGAAATGCCCCCGCCAGCTTCACTTCAAGGCCCATCTG ATCCGGGAAAGAGAGGTCATCACATGGGTGACTATATCCCTGACGAGGAGTTAGATAAGTTCCTTGCAAAGTGTAACGATGCAGCTGCACAAAAAGCCACAAAGGAGGCTGCTGAGAAGGCCAAGATCCAAGCAGATAATGTTGGACATAGGCTCTTGTCAAAGATGGGTTGGAAAGAAG GTGAAGGTATAGGAAGCTCCAGAAAGGGGATGGCAGACCCTATAATGGCAGGAGATGTAAAGACAAACAACTTGGGAGTTGGGGCTTCTGCTCCAGGAGAAGTTATGCCTGAGGATGATATATACGAGCAGTACAAGAAGCGGATGATGCTGGGTTACAAACACAGACCCAATCCATTG GGAAATCCCAGGAAGGCGTATTACTAA
- the LOC104781053 gene encoding SURP and G-patch domain-containing protein 1-like protein isoform X2, translated as MEKGAPPSIFVNDGSFMERFRQLQQEKDKEKDKVVSVEDSKPVKIITGVSNPKPSASKISIGLKTNDAQKKGGKLAFSLKQKSKLLAPPIKLSTEDDEDEEDAKNDQGFGYAKRQKLEQGVTPVKSTKVPDVAPPPPSDPTVKKVADKLASFVAKHGRPFEHITRQKNPGETPFKFLFDEDCADYKYYVFRLSEEEKSISQTKDSGVLHSSDAGPRMSTAAITLQKPAHQQTGYQIPASALYDAPEEPGASSRYSQTAITRPSNSDSSSGRRGADPISMMEFYMKKAAQEEKMRRPRQSKDEMPPPASLQGPSATPSTDPGKRGHHMGDYIPDEELDKFLAKCNDAAAQKATKEAAEKAKIQADNVGHRLLSKMGWKEGEGIGSSRKGMADPIMAGDVKTNNLGVGASAPGEVMPEDDIYEQYKKRMMLGYKHRPNPLGNPRKAYY; from the exons ATGGAGAAAGGAGCACCTCCTAGCATCTTTGTGAATGATGGGTCGTTCATGGAAAGATTCAGACAGCTTCAACAggagaaagataaagagaaagataagGTTGTATCTGTAGAGGATTCTAAGCCGGTGAAGATAATAACTGGGGTTTCAAATCCCAAACCTTCTGCTAGTAAAATTTCCATTGGATTAAAGACCAATGATGCCCAGAAGAAAGGTGGGAAGCTTGCTTTCAGCTTGAAGCAAAAGTCTAAGCTTCTTGCACCTCCTATAAAGCTTAGTACAGAAGAcgatgaggatgaggaggatGCTAAAAATGATCAAGGCTTTGGATATGCCAAGCGTCAAAAGTTAGAGCAGGGAGTCACGCCCGTAAAGTCAACAAAAGTACCTGATGTTG CACCACCTCCACCCAGTGATCCTACTGTGAAGAAAGTTGCTGATAAACTAGCAAGCTTTGTTGCTAAGCATGGAAGACCATTTGAACATATTACACGGCAAAAGAATCCAGGGGAGACACCATTTAA ATTTCTTTTTGACGAGGACTGTGCGGACTACAAGTACTATGTATTCAGGCTGTCGGAAGAGGAAAAATCAATTTCACAAACCAAGGATTCTGGTGTACTTCACAGTA GTGATGCAGGCCCGCGAATGTCCACAGCAGCAATCACTTTGCAAAAGCCAGCTCATCAACAAACAGGTTATCAGATCCCTGCCTCAGCCCTCTATGATGCTCCTGAGGAACCTGGAGCTTCTTCTAGATATTCCCAGACAGCAATCACAAGACCCAGCAACA GTGACTCCTCTAGTGGGCGGAGGGGTGCAGACCCTATATCAATGATGGAGTTTTACATGAAGAAGGCTGCccaagaagaaaagatgagaCGTCCTAGGCAGTCGAAAGATGAAATGCCCCCGCCAGCTTCACTTCAAGGCCCATCTG CAACTCCCTCCACAGATCCGGGAAAGAGAGGTCATCACATGGGTGACTATATCCCTGACGAGGAGTTAGATAAGTTCCTTGCAAAGTGTAACGATGCAGCTGCACAAAAAGCCACAAAGGAGGCTGCTGAGAAGGCCAAG ATCCAAGCAGATAATGTTGGACATAGGCTCTTGTCAAAGATGGGTTGGAAAGAAG GTGAAGGTATAGGAAGCTCCAGAAAGGGGATGGCAGACCCTATAATGGCAGGAGATGTAAAGACAAACAACTTGGGAGTTGGGGCTTCTGCTCCAGGAGAAGTTATGCCTGAGGATGATATATACGAGCAGTACAAGAAGCGGATGATGCTGGGTTACAAACACAGACCCAATCCATTG GGAAATCCCAGGAAGGCGTATTACTAA
- the LOC104781052 gene encoding protein gamma response 1-like isoform X2 gives MGDETVDGIEAKYITGLSTIMVATIQETKDRISQIEYIFCSQLFPNIQSRSKALEKVYSEARLGACDAWKEREKSLLSQVQELKVENQLIKSENLDLIKDKEKLAEQLDETATMPLRLTSLQDYIDYLKKKNKSRSKEVNDARDLYCGLVQLLQVKGSDELSEDGINMILSEVKSLKVKAEDVSKKTLVTENLLKKMEYLSAEVADSARKLSCVEEEKQRLTTRSQVFEENVGRLEELLRQKSDELEEGKTALEVLQGRLNLTERELLECKQKIADHEKEKRVVMGKAKDDMPMKQVRHGSYLAADLEALRCRSEKKSSELAIERKKRKELHSSFKKLKDQYGYLCERYGLAADSVFHQSSLDDEYNQMGQHEKSAIPSCLERKHSETTEVAEKVRIGTGTSGSNCGKESIIKTVQTPTTTKSPMVQSPGVRSGLSATKSPQLSGLKRSASIWRDTRSRQSPGGNDPHDDFLDTPIENVKRSAVEEKHVRDVAKKEDSDDETQDMNPKPSPSRQRIQVAETSKKSFKHVESVRKKAERENLKGVECKQCKKFYDAVHPENDGNSNKSLRCEHHEGVSRHRYRYAPPMTPEGFWNIGFESEM, from the exons ATGGGAGATGAAACAGTTGATGGTATTGAAGCCAAGTACATAACTGGTCTCAGTACCATAATGGTTGCTACAATCCAAGAAACCAAAGATCGAATCTCTCAGATCGAGTACATTTTTTGTAGCCAGTTGTTCCCAAATATACAATCTAGATCCAAAGCTTTGGAAAAAGTTTACTCAGAGGCTCGACTTGGTGCTTGTGATGcgtggaaagagagagagaaatctcTGTTATCTCAGGTTCAGGAGCTTAAGGTTGAGAATCAACTGATTAAGTCTGAGAATCTTGATTTGATCAAGGATAAGGAGAAGCTAGCTGAACAACTTGATGAAACTGCTACTATGCCTCTTAGATTGACGAGTTTACAAGACTACATTGAttatttgaaaaagaagaacaagagtaGATCTAAGGAAGTTAATGATGCTAGAGATTTGTATTGTGGGTTAGTTCAGTTGTTACAGGTTAAAGGTTCGGATGAGCTTAGTGAAGATGGGATAAATATGATTCTTTCTGAAGTGAAGAGCTTAAAGGTGAAGGCTGAGGATGTTTCGAAGAAGACATTGGTGACTGAGAATCTTCTGAAGAAAATGGAGTATCTGTCTGCAGAAGTAGCAGACAGTGCGAGGAAGTTAAGCTGcgttgaagaagagaaacaaag gtTGACAACTAGGTCGCAGGTGTTTGAGGAGAATGTTGGTAGACTTGAAGAGCTACTTAGGCAGAAGAGCGACGAGCTTGAGGAAGGGAAGACGGCTCTTGAGGTTTTGCAGGGTAGACTCAACTTGACAGAGAGGGAATTGTTGGAGTGTAAACAGAAGATTGCAGATcatgagaaagaaaagagagtggTTATGGGTAAAGCAAAAGACGATATGCCTATGAAGCAGGTCAGACACGGAAGCTACTTGGCTGCTGACTTGGAAGCTTTACGTTGCCGGAGTGAGAAGAAATCATCTGAGTTAGctatagagagaaagaaaagaaaagagctcCATAGTTCTTTCAAAAAGCTGAAAGACCAGTATGGTTATCTCTGCGAAAGGTATGGTCTTGCTGCTGACAGTGTTTTTCACCAAAGCAGCCTTGACGATGAGTATAACCAAATGGGACAACATGAGAAATCAGCCATCCCGAGTT gTCTTGAAAGGAAACACTCAGAAACTACTGAAGTAGCGGAAAAAGTGAGAATTGGTACTGGCACGAGTGGCAGCAACTGTGGGAAAGAGAGTATAATCAAAACAGTGCAGACACCTACCACTACAAAATCTCCAATGGTGCAGTCACCTGGTGTTAGAAGTGGCCTTTCCGCTACAAAATCTCCACAGCTAAGCGGATTAAAGCGTTCAGCTTCCATTTGGAGAGACACAAGGTCTCGGCAATCTCCTGGAGGCAATGATCCTCATGATGATTTTCTAGATACTCCCATTGAGAATGTCAAAAGGAGCGCTGTGGAAGAAAAACATGTTCGCGATGTTGCTAAGAAAGAAGATTCAGACGACGAGACACAGGACATGAATCCTAAACCAAGTCCATCAAGGCAGCGAATTCAAGTTGCAGAAACGagtaaaaaaagtttcaaacatGTGGAGTCAGTGAGGAAAAAAGCTGAGAGGGAGAATTTGAAAGGGGTAGAGTGTAAACAATGCAAGAAATTCTATGATGCTGTTCATCCTGAGAATGATGGAAATAGTAACAAAAGCTTGAGATGTGAGCACCATGAAGGCGTGTCGAGGCACCGTTATAGATACGCTCCTCCAATGACTCCTGAAGGATTTTGGAACATCGGGTTTGAATCCGAAATGTga
- the LOC104781052 gene encoding protein gamma response 1-like isoform X1, whose product MGDETVDGIEAKYITGLSTIMVATIQETKDRISQIEYIFCSQLFPNIQSRSKALEKVYSEARLGACDAWKEREKSLLSQVQELKVENQLIKSENLDLIKDKEKLAEQLDETATMPLRLTSLQDYIDYLKKKNKSRSKEVNDARDLYCGLLQLLQVKGSDELSEDGINMILSEVKSLKVKAEDVSKKTLVTENLLKKMEYLSAEVADSARKLSCVEEEKQRLTTRSQVFEENVGRLEELLRQKSDELEEGKTALEVLQGRLNLTERELLECKQKIADHEKEKRVVMGKAKDDMPMKQVRHGSYLAADLEALRCRSEKKSSELAIERKKRKELHSSFKKLKDQYGYLCERYGLAADSVFHQSSLDDEYNQMGQHEKSAIPSCLERKHSETTEVAEKVRIGTGTSGSNCGKESIIKTVQTPTTTKSPMVQSPGVRSGLSATKSPQLSGLKRSASIWRDTRSRQSPGGNDPHDDFLDTPIENVKRSAVEEKHVRDVAKKEDSDDETQDMNPKPSPSRQRIQVAETSKKSFKHVESVRKKAERENLKGVECKQCKKFYDAVHPENDGNSNKSLRCEHHEGVSRHRYRYAPPMTPEGFWNIGFESEM is encoded by the exons ATGGGAGATGAAACAGTTGATGGTATTGAAGCCAAGTACATAACTGGTCTCAGTACCATAATGGTTGCTACAATCCAAGAAACCAAAGATCGAATCTCTCAGATCGAGTACATTTTTTGTAGCCAGTTGTTCCCAAATATACAATCTAGATCCAAAGCTTTGGAAAAAGTTTACTCAGAGGCTCGACTTGGTGCTTGTGATGcgtggaaagagagagagaaatctcTGTTATCTCAGGTTCAGGAGCTTAAGGTTGAGAATCAACTGATTAAGTCTGAGAATCTTGATTTGATCAAGGATAAGGAGAAGCTAGCTGAACAACTTGATGAAACTGCTACTATGCCTCTTAGATTGACGAGTTTACAAGACTACATTGAttatttgaaaaagaagaacaagagtaGATCTAAGGAAGTTAATGATGCTAGAGATTTGTATTGTGGGTTACTTCAGTTGTTACAGGTTAAAGGTTCGGATGAGCTTAGTGAAGATGGGATAAATATGATTCTTTCTGAAGTGAAGAGCTTAAAGGTGAAGGCTGAGGATGTTTCGAAGAAGACATTGGTGACTGAGAATCTTCTGAAGAAAATGGAGTATCTGTCTGCAGAAGTAGCAGACAGTGCGAGGAAGTTAAGCTGcgttgaagaagagaaacaaaggtTGACAACTAGGTCGCAGGTGTTTGAGGAGAATGTTGGTAGACTTGAAGAGCTACTTAGGCAGAAGAGCGACGAGCTTGAGGAAGGGAAGACGGCTCTTGAGGTTTTGCAGGGTAGACTCAACTTGACAGAGAGGGAATTGTTGGAGTGTAAACAGAAGATTGCAGATcatgagaaagaaaagagagtggTTATGGGTAAAGCAAAAGACGATATGCCTATGAAGCAGGTCAGACACGGAAGCTACTTGGCTGCTGACTTGGAAGCTTTACGTTGCCGGAGTGAGAAGAAATCATCTGAGTTAGctatagagagaaagaaaagaaaagagctcCATAGTTCTTTCAAAAAGCTGAAAGACCAGTATGGTTATCTCTGCGAAAGGTATGGTCTTGCTGCTGACAGTGTTTTTCACCAAAGCAGCCTTGACGATGAGTATAACCAAATGGGACAACATGAGAAATCAGCCATCCCGAGTT gTCTTGAAAGGAAACACTCAGAAACTACTGAAGTAGCGGAAAAAGTGAGAATTGGTACTGGCACGAGTGGCAGCAACTGTGGGAAAGAGAGTATAATCAAAACAGTGCAGACACCTACCACTACAAAATCTCCAATGGTGCAGTCACCTGGTGTTAGAAGTGGCCTTTCCGCTACAAAATCTCCACAGCTAAGCGGATTAAAGCGTTCAGCTTCCATTTGGAGAGACACAAGGTCTCGGCAATCTCCTGGAGGCAATGATCCTCATGATGATTTTCTAGATACTCCCATTGAGAATGTCAAAAGGAGCGCTGTGGAAGAAAAACATGTTCGCGATGTTGCTAAGAAAGAAGATTCAGACGACGAGACACAGGACATGAATCCTAAACCAAGTCCATCAAGGCAGCGAATTCAAGTTGCAGAAACGagtaaaaaaagtttcaaacatGTGGAGTCAGTGAGGAAAAAAGCTGAGAGGGAGAATTTGAAAGGGGTAGAGTGTAAACAATGCAAGAAATTCTATGATGCTGTTCATCCTGAGAATGATGGAAATAGTAACAAAAGCTTGAGATGTGAGCACCATGAAGGCGTGTCGAGGCACCGTTATAGATACGCTCCTCCAATGACTCCTGAAGGATTTTGGAACATCGGGTTTGAATCCGAAATGTga